The DNA segment GTTTACGTTCCCAGGCAGAAAAGGAAAGTATTCTGATTTTCACTGGCACTGGTATCATTTTTCTGGAACAGATTACAATCAAGAAAATGAAAAAAAAGCTATTTACCGTATTGAAGGTCAACATAAAGGTTGGGCAGATGATGAGACGGTAGATAATGAATACGGAAACTACGATTACTTGATGTTTGCTGATATTGATTATAGTCATCCTGAAGTCGTTGAAGAAACAAAAAAATGGGCTAACTGGTTTATTGAAGAAACTGGAGTGGATGGATTTAGGTTAGATGCTGTTAAACATATAAATGAGAAATTTATTTATGAACTTCGTGAAAGTATAGAAGCTAACTTTGGCAGACAGTTTTTTATAGTAGGAGAATATTGGGACCAAAATTATACAAATTTGAATAGTTATTTAGATAGTCAAGATTACAAGTTGGATTTATTTGATGTAGGATTACACCATCAATTAGAAAAAGCTTCGAAAATGGGTCAAAACTTTGATTTAACACATTTATTTGATCAAACATTAATTAAAAACAATCCAATGCAAGCTGTAACATTTGTAGACAATCATGATTCACAGCCAAATCAATCACTTGAATCATTTGTTGAACCTTGGTTTAAACCTATAGCTTATGGAGTCATCTTATTAAGGAAAGAAGGATATCCTGTACTCTTTTATGGTGATTACTATGGTATAAAGGGAGAAAATCCTATTGAGCCGCATCGTGAAGTGATTGATAAATTACTTTATGTAAAAAAACACTATGCATATGGAGAGCAAACGGATTATTTTGACCATCATAATTGCATTGGTTGGACGCGTTCAGGAAATGAAGAGTACCCCATAGGATGTTCTATAGTCATTTCAAATAGTGATGCTGGTTATAAAGATATGTTTGTAGGAAAAGAAAAAGTGGGATTTGTTTATGAAGATTATTTAGGCAATTGTGCGGAGACAGTAACTATTGATGAAGAAGGAAATGGTCATTTTCTTGTAGAAGCTGGATCCATATCTGTATGGGTTAATAGAAAAGAATAATTGAACCAAAAGAAAAAGATCTAGCTGTTGCTTAACTAATGAATAGAGCGTTTCAGTCTATTCATTAGTTAAGCTTTTTGTATTCTTATTTTCTGATTACTTAAGAGGATTGATTAAGTAGTTTGTCTATAGTAAGCTTATAAGTAATTAAATGTTTTGCAGGGGGACACATGTGTGTTGAGAAGGTTAAAACCTGACCCTTAGAACCTGTTAGTTAACACTGACGTAGGGAGCACTATGTACATATGTATTAAATTATACGTACTAGCTCTCCATTTTTATGGGGAGCTTTTCTTTTGTAAAACTTTTAATTGCGGGGGGACACACGTGTGTTGAGAAGGTTAAAACCTGACCCTTAGAACCTGTTAGTTAATACTGACGTAGGGAGCGATTAGTGGTTTTCTTATACACTTTTTTAGTCTCTACAATTTTTGTAGAGGCCTTTTTGCGTACATCCAAAATAAAGGAGGTCTGAGAGTCATATTTTGTTGAAATGAAATGACAAACAGAATGTTAGGACTAAATAAAATTAAGAATTCAATTATTCAGATGGTAGACAAAGAACAAGAGAAAGAGGAATGAAAAATGTTATCACAAATAAAAAAGACAGCTCCTTTAGTGCATTGCATGACAAACTATGTGGTCGCTAATTTTACGGCGAATGGTTTACTTGCAGTCGGTGCTTCACCTATTATGGCTGATGAAGTGAACGAGGTAACTGAAATAGTGTCGATTGCTCAAGCTTTACTTATTAATATTGGTACTGTGAATGACCGTACAGCAGAAGCTATGTTGCTAGCTGGGGGAAAAGCCAATGAATTATCCATTCCTATTGTGTTGGATCCTGTAGGCGTTGGTTCTACAAGTTATCGAAAACAATTGGTTCAGCTACTTTTAAAGAATATTCAATTTAATTTGATTCGGTGTAATGCAGGAGAATTAGCAGCAATTGCGGGAGAGGTTTGGCAATCAAAAGGTGTAGATAGTGGCACAGGTGAAATAGATATTGCTCTAGTAGCAAAACGAATTGCTTTGCAATATAGGTGTTTGGTTATTGTAACAGGTAAATCAGATTTTATAACAAATGGACATGAGGGATTATACGTTTCAGGAGGCAAAGAAATAGCAACACATATTACAGGTACAGGGTGTTTATTAAGTGCTATCTGTGCAGCGTCTCTTGCTAGTGGAGGTGCAACAAATCAACTGCAGAATTTAGTAACAACGCTAAAAGACTACAAACAAGCTGCTGAACAAAGTACAAATAAAGTAGGGGATTTTGCCTTGCAATTTATGAACAGATTACAAGAGTTAGCGGAGGTTGAGAGATGATTGCATTAACAGTTGCTGGATCAGATTCAGGTGGTGGTGCTGGAATTCAAGCAGATTTAAAAACATTTCAAGAACTTGGTGTATTTGGGACAACAGTTATTACAGCATTAACTGACCAAAATACACTAGGAGTCCACGGTATTTTTGAAGTACCATCAAGTTTTGTACAGCAACAATTACAAACTGTGCTGGATGATTTCTCTATAAAAGCCATTAAAACCGGTATGTTGTTTTCAACTGAAATTATTGAAGTTGTAGCTAAAATTATACAACAACAAAATATTCCGTTGATCGTTGATCCTGTAATGATCGCAAAAGGTGGAG comes from the Carnobacterium sp. 17-4 genome and includes:
- the thiM gene encoding hydroxyethylthiazole kinase, whose protein sequence is MLSQIKKTAPLVHCMTNYVVANFTANGLLAVGASPIMADEVNEVTEIVSIAQALLINIGTVNDRTAEAMLLAGGKANELSIPIVLDPVGVGSTSYRKQLVQLLLKNIQFNLIRCNAGELAAIAGEVWQSKGVDSGTGEIDIALVAKRIALQYRCLVIVTGKSDFITNGHEGLYVSGGKEIATHITGTGCLLSAICAASLASGGATNQLQNLVTTLKDYKQAAEQSTNKVGDFALQFMNRLQELAEVER
- a CDS encoding alpha-amylase encodes the protein MYKNGLMMQYFEWYVENDGKHWKRLKEDAKHLHEIGVTSVWIPPCFKGMDKNDNGYGIYDLYDLGEFDQKGTVRTKYGTKEELIAAIEELHKYEIQVYADIVLNHKAGADGTERFKAVEVNPDDRNQKISEAYEIEGWTEFTFPGRKGKYSDFHWHWYHFSGTDYNQENEKKAIYRIEGQHKGWADDETVDNEYGNYDYLMFADIDYSHPEVVEETKKWANWFIEETGVDGFRLDAVKHINEKFIYELRESIEANFGRQFFIVGEYWDQNYTNLNSYLDSQDYKLDLFDVGLHHQLEKASKMGQNFDLTHLFDQTLIKNNPMQAVTFVDNHDSQPNQSLESFVEPWFKPIAYGVILLRKEGYPVLFYGDYYGIKGENPIEPHREVIDKLLYVKKHYAYGEQTDYFDHHNCIGWTRSGNEEYPIGCSIVISNSDAGYKDMFVGKEKVGFVYEDYLGNCAETVTIDEEGNGHFLVEAGSISVWVNRKE